A single window of Vigna unguiculata cultivar IT97K-499-35 chromosome 1, ASM411807v1, whole genome shotgun sequence DNA harbors:
- the LOC114163003 gene encoding DNA-directed RNA polymerase III subunit RPC4-like, with product MDSEPSPQVKRKHKFAPRAPPRLVPKKEVKTEVVEDAQADANQAKDLLRRFNESAMKARNKVEKKVSASQIAFGYGGESTLKSYGIARGGRNVNINQNSASSVVAEKEYTEPWDYYSNYPVTLPLRRPYSGNPELLDEEEFGEAAESRTYDEDASNSAMELGLLENLEANMFLIKLPPKLPMVIQSTTDGGKEVNPKSKPPGGSKKVEKLCELKDLPSGFMGKMLVYKSGKIKLKLGNTLYDVSSGMNCAFSQDVVAINTAEKNVCTIGEISQHVTVTPDIDGIIDNLSD from the exons ATGGATTCAGAGCCTTCTCCGCAAGTCAAACGGAAG CATAAATTTGCACCACGAGCACCACCGCGTCTTGTTCCAAAGAAAGAAGTTAAAAC CGAAGTAGTTGAGGATGCTCAGGCTGATGCGAACCAGGCTAAGGATCTGCTGCGGCGTTTCAAT GAGAGTGCTATGAAGGCAAGGAACAAGGTTGAGAAAAAAG TGTCAGCTTCACAAATTGCTTTTGGTTATGGTGGTGAATCAACTTTGAAATCATATGGTATTGCCAGGGGTGGGAGAAATGTCAACATCAATCAGAATTCAGCATCTAGTG TGGTGGCAGAGAAAGAATACACAGAACCATGG GACTATTACAGTAATTATCCAGTAACTCTTCCTTTGAGGAGGCCATATTCTGGAAATCCAG aGCTTCTTGATGAAGAGGAATTTGGGGAGGCTGCAGAGTCCAGAACATACGATGAAGATGCATCAAATTCAGCAATGGAGTTAGGCCTTTTG GAAAACCTAGAGGCAAATATGTTCTTGATTAAATTGCCTCCAAAACTGCCTATGGTTATACAATCAACTACTGATGGAGGCAAAGAAGTTAATCCGAAATCTAAACCTCCTGGGGGTTCAAAAAAAGTGGAGAAGCTTTGTGAGTTGAAAGACTTGCCATCTGGCTTCATGGGTAAAATGCTGGTATACAAAAGCGGTAAAATCAAGCTCAAGCTTGGCAATACCCTTTATGAT GTTTCTTCGGGTATGAATTGTGCCTTTTCCCAAGATGTGGTTGCTATCAATACGGCTGAAAAAAATGTGTGCACCATTGGGGAGATAAGCCAACATGTTACGGTAACCCCGGATATAGATGGCATAATTGACAATTTGTCtgattag